A single window of Shewanella sp. Choline-02u-19 DNA harbors:
- a CDS encoding ABC transporter substrate-binding protein: MTISKRLSLSLHLKTAHYHLAARVLFVCLSTSLWPSVSHASTSPDKIWSEIESRGRNQDVYFHAWGGDPQINMYILWVAEQVKQRYSINLHQVKLTNTSEAVSRVLSERSAENHHNGQVDMVWINGENFASMAQHQLLTPNWVSQLPNFSLTNPEHNPAMTRDFGVPTQGMEAPWGQASLSFYYNSTATTVPPLTLLQLLDWSQDHPGRFTYPKPPDFLAMSFLKYALIMLNDAQPTAIKERLYQPASPQSEALLLPVLWQFLDELHPSLWRKGQHFVSSGMTLRRLVGDGELNLAFTFSAAEIPAAIARFDLPSSTRSYKMQDGSLSNIHFVAIPYNAAHIDSAKLVINFLLSPEAQAKKQHIEMWGDSTVLDRSLLTLTQQTLFSTQTAKQDNKQTIPDAAATSMAHYVASPALSEPHPSWTQIIAQQWLSRYGVKP, translated from the coding sequence ATGACAATCAGTAAACGACTTAGCCTGTCACTTCACCTTAAAACCGCCCACTATCATTTGGCGGCAAGGGTACTTTTCGTCTGTTTGTCAACGAGCTTATGGCCAAGCGTAAGTCATGCCTCGACCTCCCCCGATAAAATATGGTCAGAGATTGAATCTCGCGGTAGAAACCAAGATGTTTATTTTCATGCTTGGGGTGGCGACCCACAAATTAATATGTATATCCTATGGGTTGCAGAGCAGGTCAAACAACGATATTCCATTAACTTACACCAAGTAAAATTAACCAACACCAGCGAAGCCGTCAGCCGTGTATTGTCTGAGAGATCAGCGGAAAATCATCATAATGGTCAGGTCGATATGGTGTGGATTAACGGTGAGAATTTTGCATCAATGGCACAGCATCAATTACTAACCCCAAATTGGGTTAGCCAGCTACCCAATTTTAGCTTAACCAACCCTGAGCATAACCCAGCAATGACACGCGACTTTGGCGTGCCAACACAAGGAATGGAAGCGCCGTGGGGACAAGCCTCACTATCCTTTTACTACAATAGCACCGCAACCACTGTTCCACCTTTAACATTATTACAGTTACTCGACTGGAGCCAAGATCATCCAGGGCGGTTTACTTATCCTAAGCCACCTGATTTTTTAGCCATGAGCTTTTTAAAATATGCGTTAATAATGTTGAATGACGCTCAACCGACGGCAATAAAAGAACGGCTTTATCAACCCGCATCGCCTCAAAGTGAAGCGTTATTATTACCTGTTTTATGGCAGTTTTTAGATGAGTTACACCCTTCGCTCTGGCGTAAAGGTCAACACTTTGTGTCTAGCGGTATGACGCTACGCCGCTTAGTGGGCGACGGTGAATTGAACCTCGCATTCACCTTCTCAGCAGCCGAAATCCCAGCTGCAATCGCTCGCTTTGATCTTCCCAGCAGTACCCGCAGTTATAAGATGCAAGATGGCAGTTTAAGCAACATTCACTTTGTAGCCATCCCCTATAACGCAGCTCATATCGACAGTGCAAAATTAGTGATTAATTTCCTGCTTAGCCCTGAAGCACAGGCAAAGAAACAACACATAGAGATGTGGGGTGATAGCACGGTATTAGACCGTTCACTGCTGACCTTAACGCAACAAACTTTATTCAGCACACAAACTGCCAAGCAAGACAATAAGCAGACGATACCGGACGCTGCTGCGACCAGCATGGCGCATTACGTGGCGAGTCCTGCCTTAAGCGAACCTCATCCCAGCTGGACCCAGATTATTGCTCAGCAATGGCTGAGTCGTTATGGGGTGAAACCATGA
- a CDS encoding ABC transporter permease, whose amino-acid sequence MAESLWGETMIAANTLFTRVVSFSPSVMVTLIVLPVLAGLLGVILPAFGWVPALGSTEFGLHGFEQLMATPGMSRMVMLSFTTSLISTLLAFIMTTLILASYFSSPWLKRIQRLLGPLLVIPHAAAAIAIGFLIAPSGMVSRLVSPWLSGWTSPPDWLYPHDAMGISIIIGLTIKELPFLLLIALGVLAQPDIGNTLRSQHRVALSLGYSPMTAFFKIVLPSLYPYLRLPVLAVLAYASASVEIPLILGPNTPPTLAVAIMQWFNDVDLSLRIKASAGALLQISVTLALLTIWWLLERLVKRLSINSLINGRRDYRDLLWQRITHLLTVLLLSVIGLSLFGMLLWSVAGFWPYPMAIPQQWVGMHWQSALVQMHAPLINTVLIGICSTALAIIITVFVLEAEQQRGKNLSAISSVIIYLPLLIPSITFLFGLVWLQEQVNSHHAFINVVLAHLLFVLPYVFLSLANSYRRVDPRYAAVAASLGAAPVKIFWQIKLPMLLAPILIAIALGLAISFSQYLPTLLAGGGRIETITTEAVALANGASRRVSAVYALMQMFLPAIAFLVAWLIPNILFRRRV is encoded by the coding sequence ATGGCTGAGTCGTTATGGGGTGAAACCATGATTGCTGCCAATACCCTGTTTACCCGCGTCGTCAGTTTTAGCCCATCTGTCATGGTGACATTAATCGTGCTGCCCGTATTAGCAGGATTGTTGGGGGTGATTTTACCCGCTTTTGGCTGGGTCCCTGCATTAGGATCAACTGAGTTCGGGTTGCACGGGTTTGAACAATTAATGGCGACGCCAGGCATGAGTCGCATGGTCATGCTCAGTTTTACCACCAGTTTAATCAGCACGTTACTAGCATTTATAATGACGACATTGATCCTAGCCAGTTACTTTTCAAGCCCATGGTTAAAACGAATTCAACGCTTATTAGGGCCTCTCTTAGTTATTCCACATGCTGCGGCGGCCATTGCTATCGGCTTCTTAATCGCACCATCTGGCATGGTGTCGCGTTTAGTATCGCCCTGGCTTAGTGGATGGACGAGCCCACCGGACTGGTTATACCCGCACGATGCCATGGGCATCAGTATTATTATCGGCTTAACCATTAAAGAACTGCCTTTTTTGTTGTTAATTGCCCTTGGCGTATTAGCCCAGCCAGACATAGGCAATACGTTACGCTCTCAGCATCGAGTCGCACTTAGTCTCGGCTACAGCCCAATGACCGCATTTTTTAAAATCGTGTTACCAAGCCTTTATCCTTATCTGCGCTTACCGGTTTTAGCCGTATTGGCTTATGCCAGTGCCAGCGTTGAAATCCCATTAATTTTAGGCCCGAATACCCCACCCACTTTAGCCGTCGCCATTATGCAATGGTTTAATGATGTCGATTTAAGTCTGCGCATTAAAGCCTCTGCAGGGGCGCTATTACAAATATCGGTTACCTTGGCGTTGTTAACGATTTGGTGGTTGTTAGAACGTCTCGTAAAACGATTAAGCATCAATAGTTTAATTAATGGTCGCCGCGACTACCGCGACTTGTTATGGCAACGAATTACTCATCTACTGACGGTGCTTTTACTCAGTGTTATCGGCTTATCATTATTTGGCATGTTATTGTGGTCGGTGGCCGGTTTTTGGCCTTATCCTATGGCAATACCACAGCAATGGGTTGGCATGCATTGGCAATCAGCGTTAGTACAAATGCACGCACCATTGATCAATACTGTGCTCATTGGCATCTGTAGCACTGCGCTTGCGATCATCATCACCGTATTTGTGCTTGAGGCAGAACAACAACGAGGTAAAAACCTGTCAGCGATTAGCAGCGTGATTATTTACTTGCCCTTGCTGATCCCCAGTATTACCTTTTTATTCGGCTTAGTTTGGCTACAAGAACAAGTAAATAGCCACCATGCTTTTATCAATGTGGTGTTAGCGCACCTATTGTTTGTATTACCCTATGTTTTTTTGTCACTTGCCAACAGTTATCGACGTGTTGATCCTCGCTATGCAGCTGTTGCAGCAAGCCTTGGTGCGGCACCGGTTAAAATATTTTGGCAGATAAAATTACCTATGCTATTGGCACCTATTTTAATCGCCATCGCGCTGGGCTTAGCCATTAGTTTTAGCCAATACTTACCCACTTTGCTGGCTGGTGGTGGCAGAATAGAGACCATTACCACCGAGGCTGTTGCGTTAGCCAATGGTGCTAGTCGCCGAGTCAGTGCCGTTTATGCCTTAATGCAGATGTTCTTGCCTGCCATCGCGTTTTTAGTGGCTTGGCTTATCCCCAATATTCTCTTTCGACGTCGCGTATAG
- a CDS encoding ATP-binding cassette domain-containing protein, with amino-acid sequence MPLQSTHSSADNAPLSRSVPGSLRIEQLVLTRQNTPLLSLNETINGGDILTIMGPSGSGKSTLLNWLTGMLPQGFSAQGQLHLNGHNITVTASHLRHIGILYQDPLLFPHLSVAGNIAFAMPKGDAPLRRQQISQALEQVGLAGMEQRKTQSLSGGQQARVALLRVLLSQPEAILLDEPFSKLDSQLRQETRQLVFDLIKRHQLPVVMVTHDQTDANAAKGKVITLT; translated from the coding sequence ATGCCATTACAGTCAACACACTCTTCAGCCGACAATGCGCCTTTATCCCGGTCAGTACCAGGATCGTTACGCATTGAACAGCTAGTATTAACACGTCAAAATACCCCTTTACTGTCCCTTAATGAAACCATTAACGGCGGTGATATTTTGACGATTATGGGGCCATCAGGCAGCGGTAAGTCGACGTTATTAAACTGGTTAACGGGCATGCTGCCACAAGGATTCAGTGCTCAAGGTCAGTTACATTTAAATGGGCACAACATCACAGTCACTGCCAGCCATTTACGCCATATCGGTATACTCTATCAAGACCCATTGCTGTTTCCGCATTTATCAGTCGCGGGCAATATCGCCTTTGCCATGCCTAAAGGCGATGCTCCACTACGACGCCAACAGATCAGCCAAGCATTAGAACAGGTGGGACTGGCGGGTATGGAGCAGCGTAAGACGCAAAGTTTATCAGGAGGGCAACAAGCACGAGTGGCATTATTGCGGGTGTTATTGAGTCAACCTGAAGCCATTTTGCTCGATGAGCCTTTTAGTAAACTTGATAGTCAACTACGCCAAGAAACTCGGCAGCTGGTGTTTGACCTCATTAAGCGTCATCAATTACCTGTGGTCATGGTCACCCATGATCAAACCGATGCTAATGCTGCAAAAGGGAAAGTAATCACGTTAACTTAA
- a CDS encoding CDP-alcohol phosphatidyltransferase family protein, whose amino-acid sequence MLDRFVTPIINTLLRPLVKPLDKRNISPDQITLVGFGIGMTALPLLALQQWYAALVVILINRIFDGVDGALARYQNKNTSAGGFLDICVDFLFYAAVPLGFAIASPIENALPAAVLLSVFMGTSSSFLAFAIPAEKLHLPRPQFANKSFYFLNGLTEGTETIAFFLAFCLWPEYFPELAYSFALLGSITIFTRIHGGYHTLKNHTPLNQTSQGKCDNG is encoded by the coding sequence ATGCTAGATCGATTTGTCACGCCCATCATTAATACGTTATTACGGCCGTTAGTCAAACCGCTGGATAAGCGCAATATTAGCCCAGATCAGATCACCTTAGTGGGATTTGGTATCGGTATGACTGCATTACCATTGTTGGCATTACAGCAATGGTATGCGGCGCTTGTGGTGATCTTAATTAACCGAATTTTTGATGGAGTCGATGGCGCTCTTGCTCGTTATCAAAACAAAAATACCTCTGCGGGAGGCTTTTTAGACATTTGTGTCGACTTTTTATTTTATGCAGCGGTACCGTTAGGATTTGCCATCGCTAGCCCGATTGAAAACGCCTTACCCGCAGCGGTATTATTAAGTGTATTTATGGGGACAAGCTCAAGCTTTTTGGCATTTGCGATTCCAGCAGAGAAGCTCCATTTACCGCGGCCCCAGTTTGCCAATAAGAGTTTTTACTTTTTGAATGGCTTAACTGAAGGTACCGAAACCATCGCCTTTTTTCTGGCATTCTGTCTATGGCCAGAGTACTTTCCAGAGCTGGCTTACAGTTTTGCTTTGCTAGGCTCAATTACTATCTTCACTCGTATTCACGGTGGCTACCATACGTTAAAAAACCACACGCCCCTTAACCAAACCTCACAAGGTAAATGTGATAATGGATGA
- a CDS encoding sterol desaturase family protein → MDDASSIRLGIFLTVLALMLLLERCFPARKFPNTATTPKQGTRLFGNVAILVISAVAARLVLPIGLAGLALFGHQQQWGFLPYIGLPNWANIGLSLLLLDLLIYWQHRLFHRIPLLWRLHKVHHADVHVDSTTALRFHPIEITVSIGVKALAIIILGVPASAVILFEILLNGLAIFNHANIRLSPTLERITRTVLVTQILHRIHHSQIISESNSNFGSSIVWWDRLFGTYSAQASKADNEIDIGLGEYQDAKHNAKLWGLLRMPFLSQKPFKKE, encoded by the coding sequence ATGGATGATGCATCATCAATACGACTAGGAATATTTTTAACAGTGCTGGCGTTAATGTTACTACTAGAGCGTTGCTTTCCGGCAAGGAAGTTCCCCAACACAGCAACAACGCCGAAACAAGGCACTCGCTTATTCGGCAATGTGGCAATACTCGTCATTTCAGCTGTTGCGGCAAGGTTAGTATTACCGATTGGATTAGCGGGTCTTGCACTCTTTGGTCACCAACAGCAATGGGGATTCTTGCCCTATATCGGACTGCCGAATTGGGCCAATATAGGATTAAGCCTACTGTTATTAGATCTGCTTATCTATTGGCAACACCGATTGTTTCATCGTATCCCCTTGCTGTGGCGATTACATAAGGTCCACCACGCCGATGTGCATGTCGATAGCACTACCGCGCTGCGATTTCACCCGATTGAAATCACTGTCAGTATCGGTGTTAAAGCGTTGGCCATCATTATTCTAGGGGTGCCAGCCAGTGCAGTTATTTTATTTGAAATTCTATTAAACGGTTTAGCTATCTTTAATCACGCCAACATTCGATTATCGCCAACACTCGAACGGATCACCCGCACCGTATTAGTGACCCAAATATTACATCGCATTCATCACAGTCAAATCATATCCGAGAGCAACAGTAACTTTGGTTCTAGTATCGTTTGGTGGGATAGGTTATTTGGAACCTATTCAGCCCAAGCCAGTAAAGCAGACAATGAGATCGACATTGGCCTCGGTGAATATCAGGATGCCAAACATAACGCCAAGTTGTGGGGATTATTAAGGATGCCATTTCTATCCCAAAAGCCATTCAAAAAGGAATAA
- a CDS encoding HupE/UreJ family protein: MMRLSVLVFATLFLALPAQAHELHSSGGFFAGFNHPVLGFDHMLAMLSVGLLSTQLGGRAIWTVPTVFVIFMLIGGIIGLLSIPIPFVEIGIAISVLLLGLALAIDKKLPQLLVMAFVALFAIFHGHAHGVEMPQLANPALYALGFICGTAAIHIVGVLLGMGMQHRDPQHHFIRTSGGAIALIGGYLLIGV, translated from the coding sequence GTGATGCGTTTATCTGTTCTAGTGTTTGCCACCCTCTTTTTAGCACTGCCTGCGCAGGCCCATGAACTCCATTCATCTGGTGGGTTTTTCGCCGGATTTAATCATCCCGTTCTAGGATTTGATCACATGTTAGCCATGTTGTCGGTGGGCCTTTTAAGTACCCAACTTGGTGGCCGTGCAATCTGGACCGTCCCCACTGTATTCGTCATATTTATGCTTATTGGCGGCATTATTGGCTTGCTGTCAATTCCTATTCCGTTTGTAGAGATCGGAATTGCTATCTCGGTTCTATTGTTAGGATTGGCTTTAGCAATAGACAAAAAACTACCTCAGCTGTTGGTTATGGCATTTGTTGCCCTATTTGCCATATTTCATGGTCATGCTCATGGTGTTGAGATGCCACAATTGGCTAACCCGGCACTCTATGCCCTAGGGTTTATCTGCGGTACTGCAGCAATACATATTGTCGGGGTATTATTAGGAATGGGTATGCAGCATAGGGATCCGCAACATCACTTTATTCGGACATCGGGAGGCGCTATTGCACTTATCGGCGGTTATCTTCTTATTGGTGTTTAA
- a CDS encoding zinc ribbon domain-containing protein YjdM: MSALPPCPKCESVYVYEDGAQLVCPECAHEWNPNETIVDPDVIILKDAVGNLLAEEDKVTLIKDLKVKGSSLVLKVGTKAVIKRFVNGDHDIDCKVDGQGFMMLKSKFVKKQS, translated from the coding sequence ATGAGCGCTCTCCCACCATGCCCAAAATGTGAATCAGTCTATGTATACGAAGATGGTGCACAACTCGTTTGTCCAGAATGTGCTCATGAATGGAATCCTAACGAAACTATTGTTGATCCAGACGTTATTATCTTAAAAGACGCAGTAGGAAACTTATTAGCAGAAGAAGATAAAGTGACACTAATCAAAGACCTTAAAGTAAAAGGTTCATCGTTAGTGCTTAAGGTTGGCACTAAAGCGGTTATCAAACGCTTTGTGAATGGCGACCACGATATCGACTGCAAAGTAGATGGCCAAGGCTTTATGATGCTTAAATCTAAATTTGTTAAAAAGCAAAGCTAA
- a CDS encoding AraC family transcriptional regulator, whose product MRGLVKVDRFFGIKSQPLRNVPVVAPSIIAVTSGIKTLLWQGETLTFNRSNWLLASSNEKLTFVNEPFQQQFNSVQISFLSSPSEHILQQSITAGKEKDSMLASPCIEVTDGLNFAFSQLLSMSEHHLSQSVQQLYLDAFYQQLSEAGGLPSLFGHHQLTLRDKVSRYVAADPARNHSIDNVCGHFAMSQATFMRHLSKEHTSFRVILAEVRMLHAIGVMQSSYSRNGAQLSQLELAICCGYQSETRFSQRFKHQFGISLKEYKQTLNE is encoded by the coding sequence GTGCGCGGATTAGTTAAAGTTGATCGCTTCTTTGGCATAAAGTCGCAACCATTGCGTAATGTACCTGTGGTGGCTCCAAGCATTATAGCGGTTACTTCGGGAATAAAAACTCTGCTTTGGCAAGGTGAGACTCTCACATTTAATAGGAGTAATTGGCTTCTCGCTTCTTCTAATGAAAAACTGACCTTTGTGAATGAGCCTTTTCAACAACAATTTAATTCGGTTCAGATCTCGTTTCTTTCATCGCCATCAGAACATATTTTGCAACAATCTATAACTGCCGGAAAAGAGAAAGATTCTATGCTGGCTTCACCCTGTATTGAAGTCACTGATGGCTTGAACTTTGCTTTTTCGCAGCTGCTTAGTATGTCTGAACATCATTTGAGTCAATCAGTGCAGCAGCTCTATCTCGATGCTTTTTATCAACAGCTTAGCGAAGCTGGCGGCTTACCAAGTCTGTTCGGTCATCATCAACTCACATTACGAGATAAAGTGAGTCGTTACGTTGCAGCAGATCCCGCTAGAAATCATTCTATTGATAATGTCTGTGGGCATTTTGCGATGAGCCAAGCAACATTCATGCGGCATCTAAGTAAAGAACACACCTCTTTTAGAGTCATTTTGGCAGAAGTGAGAATGTTACATGCCATAGGGGTGATGCAATCGTCATACAGCCGTAATGGCGCTCAACTCTCTCAGCTAGAGTTAGCGATATGTTGTGGTTATCAATCTGAAACTCGTTTTAGTCAGCGATTTAAACATCAATTTGGAATTTCGCTTAAAGAGTATAAACAGACGCTTAATGAGTGA
- a CDS encoding YbhB/YbcL family Raf kinase inhibitor-like protein gives MKRLSLSIALIAFSAQSFALEISSTDIKEGQLMPKKFEYQGMGCNGGNVSPQLSWSDAPKETKSFAITVFDPDAPTGSGWWHWTVLNLPASTLSLPQGASGNLKTGLETRIDYGKPGFGGACPPKGDGMHRYQFTVWALPEAKLELPADISPAIVGFTLNKMALDKAVLTATYVR, from the coding sequence ATGAAACGCCTAAGTTTATCTATCGCTTTAATAGCCTTCTCTGCTCAGAGCTTTGCATTAGAAATTAGTAGTACAGATATCAAAGAAGGGCAGCTAATGCCGAAGAAGTTTGAATACCAAGGTATGGGCTGTAATGGAGGCAACGTCTCGCCACAATTATCTTGGAGTGATGCCCCCAAGGAGACTAAGAGTTTTGCGATTACGGTGTTTGATCCTGACGCGCCTACAGGAAGTGGTTGGTGGCATTGGACGGTACTTAATCTGCCTGCAAGTACGTTATCACTGCCACAAGGGGCATCAGGTAATTTAAAAACCGGTTTAGAGACCAGAATTGATTACGGTAAACCTGGGTTTGGGGGAGCTTGCCCACCGAAAGGGGATGGAATGCATCGGTATCAGTTTACAGTATGGGCACTGCCTGAGGCTAAACTCGAATTACCCGCTGATATCTCTCCTGCTATTGTCGGCTTTACCCTCAACAAGATGGCGTTAGACAAAGCTGTACTCACTGCAACTTACGTTCGTTAA
- the nfsA gene encoding oxygen-insensitive NADPH nitroreductase: MNSTIDTILQHRSIRHFTEQAIEADKLEQILNCAIAASTSSFIQCTSIIRVTAKASRDKLVEYAGGQPYVASAAEFFVFCADFNRHQQINPQAQLGFCEQTLIGAIDTALMGQNALLAAQSLGLGGVFIGGIRNNPDKVVQLLNLPKHVMPLFGLCLGYAAKAPESKPRLPQSIVVHQDSYKALDFDVLARYDQHIREYYGSRSSNNKQVSWSDQITETLNKEARPFMLSAINKQGFLSK, encoded by the coding sequence ATGAACTCAACGATAGATACCATATTACAACACCGCTCTATACGGCACTTTACCGAGCAAGCGATTGAAGCCGATAAACTGGAACAGATTTTAAATTGTGCTATCGCAGCATCGACCTCAAGTTTTATTCAATGCACCAGTATTATTCGGGTTACCGCTAAAGCATCGAGAGACAAGTTGGTTGAATACGCTGGTGGCCAACCTTATGTTGCTAGCGCGGCAGAGTTCTTTGTCTTTTGCGCTGATTTTAATCGTCATCAGCAGATAAACCCGCAAGCGCAACTGGGCTTTTGTGAGCAAACACTTATCGGAGCAATCGATACTGCTTTGATGGGGCAAAACGCATTGTTGGCAGCGCAATCACTTGGCCTCGGTGGCGTTTTTATTGGTGGTATCCGTAATAACCCTGACAAAGTGGTACAGCTGTTAAACCTTCCAAAGCATGTGATGCCGTTATTTGGACTGTGTTTAGGCTATGCTGCTAAAGCACCAGAGTCTAAGCCGCGTTTACCGCAATCGATAGTGGTGCATCAAGACAGTTATAAGGCATTAGATTTTGATGTCTTAGCACGATATGACCAGCATATTAGAGAGTATTACGGCTCTCGCTCGAGCAATAACAAACAGGTTTCATGGTCAGATCAAATAACGGAAACCCTGAACAAAGAGGCGAGACCCTTCATGCTAAGTGCGATTAATAAACAAGGGTTTCTTTCTAAGTAA
- a CDS encoding CBS domain-containing protein, which yields MRNLDLYSTASIDHLLWSTDEDKTQLNSPALSIFTDFNHSQPMVIDAATSAIDTSNVMDKTHAFMRLVVDKDNQFLGVITKHELLHRKMVKLANKFACSIEELLVTDMMIARDQLSALDYQQLSTANVSDVVRSLQENGLHHMLVIDHEQHHIRGLIASNDVARKLKIPINIELPPSFMHIFKTAI from the coding sequence ATGAGAAACCTAGATCTATATAGCACCGCATCTATCGACCACTTACTTTGGTCGACCGATGAAGATAAAACGCAGCTAAACTCGCCAGCATTGAGTATTTTTACCGACTTTAACCATTCTCAACCTATGGTCATCGACGCAGCAACAAGCGCAATAGACACTTCAAATGTAATGGATAAGACGCATGCATTTATGCGGTTAGTGGTCGACAAAGATAATCAATTCCTCGGCGTGATAACTAAGCATGAGCTACTCCACCGTAAAATGGTAAAGCTAGCCAACAAGTTTGCTTGCAGTATTGAGGAGTTATTAGTGACCGATATGATGATCGCTAGAGATCAATTATCGGCACTGGATTACCAGCAACTATCAACGGCAAACGTCAGTGATGTTGTGCGATCCTTACAAGAGAATGGCTTACATCACATGCTAGTCATTGACCACGAGCAACATCATATTCGAGGATTAATCGCATCAAATGATGTTGCACGCAAACTTAAAATCCCCATTAATATCGAATTACCACCTTCGTTTATGCATATTTTTAAAACCGCTATTTAG
- a CDS encoding helix-turn-helix domain-containing protein, whose translation MKKVTPIVPLIKSQYAIAFVDILKQIDSDIYPTIAKAQLPENILEPDHDYVPQLPLINLLRIIGEKAGPDRYSQLIWQVCRQVLVPSYAEKLKYAKTLEQAIEEFSVFFNQESTHSTVKLRHLVGRHWLIREHNFNIEKLLDFRELFILTFMIELIRNLTKREWSPAEIVLTSDNADELKKSLLVEDSIFYVNRSVIAISLTSAELAQPISLKLGWHEAKPSEPRRPTQFVDSLKQALKPYLGLGRLSIESAADILGMNVRTLQRRLKAEKASYSNIVENVLFTQACEMMTDGNIPITRIASSLGYSDLAHFSRAFKRITGQSPRAYRKQFQQLI comes from the coding sequence ATGAAAAAAGTAACGCCCATCGTTCCTTTGATTAAATCTCAATATGCGATCGCTTTCGTCGACATACTCAAACAGATAGATAGTGATATCTATCCCACCATCGCAAAAGCCCAACTTCCAGAAAACATCCTAGAGCCTGATCACGACTATGTACCGCAACTGCCACTGATTAATCTACTGCGTATTATCGGTGAAAAGGCAGGCCCAGATAGATACAGCCAACTCATATGGCAAGTATGCCGACAAGTACTTGTTCCTAGTTATGCTGAAAAACTCAAATACGCTAAAACTCTTGAGCAGGCTATCGAAGAGTTCTCGGTATTTTTTAATCAAGAATCAACCCACTCAACGGTCAAGTTGCGGCACTTAGTCGGTCGGCATTGGTTAATTAGAGAGCATAACTTTAATATAGAGAAGCTCTTGGATTTCAGAGAGCTGTTCATCCTAACCTTTATGATTGAGCTCATTCGTAACTTAACCAAGCGAGAGTGGTCTCCAGCCGAGATAGTGCTAACCTCTGATAATGCTGATGAACTAAAAAAGTCATTACTCGTTGAAGATTCAATTTTTTATGTCAATCGCAGTGTTATTGCTATCTCCTTAACCTCAGCAGAACTCGCACAGCCAATATCGCTAAAATTAGGCTGGCATGAAGCTAAACCCAGTGAGCCACGCAGGCCAACTCAGTTTGTTGACTCATTAAAGCAAGCGCTCAAACCTTATTTGGGTTTAGGTAGGCTCTCCATTGAGTCTGCCGCCGACATATTGGGCATGAACGTCAGAACACTTCAGCGCCGTTTAAAAGCAGAAAAAGCCAGTTATTCAAACATCGTCGAGAACGTGTTGTTCACTCAGGCCTGTGAAATGATGACCGATGGCAATATTCCGATTACCCGCATAGCTTCTTCACTTGGTTACTCAGATCTAGCCCATTTTTCTCGAGCCTTTAAGCGGATAACAGGCCAATCCCCCCGCGCCTATCGTAAGCAATTCCAGCAGCTCATTTAA